AAATACTGAGGATGGAACCAGAGAGGGCTCTTGCGGCAATTATTAATGAGCCTGAATCAGTAGCTCTCGTTCATTCCATTCCTGAAGAGGACTTTTTCGTTCTCATGCATGATGTGGGTGTTTATGATTTTCTTCCTGTTCTCGCAATGGCCAGCGACAGGCAGTGGGAACATATCCTTGACATGGAGATATGGAAAACTGACAGAATCAGCTTGTTCGATCTTGGCAAATGGCTGGATGTGCTGATGAAGGCAGATGCCCCACGCCTTGTAAGATGGCTTATGGAAACAAGGATAGATATTGCGGAATTCTATCTGAATCTGAATATTGAACTCAGGATCAGGGAGCATGATGAGGATCCTTCGGATTTTGAAGACGGTTTTACGACATTTGACGATGTTTTTTATTTCAGGATAAGGCCTCCTGAATATTCCGGAGTAAGTCTGGACAAGGAAGCGGCCCAGGATAGATATTTTCTGATAGACTCACTCCTCAAAGGTTTTGCCTCCCTTGATTATCCCAAGATGCTTGGCATGCTTCAGGAGTCCGACGCATTGCTTGTTTCAGAAGAAGAGGAAGAGCTTTATCGTCAGACAATTATTCGTCTTACAGAAAAAGGTTTTATCCCCTTTGAAGAAGCGCTCGGCGTATATCAGCCGCTTGCCAGTTGGGAAGATCCTGAATCAGGCAAAAGAAAAGTTGCGGCACCGGAAGACGAACCAGCGCTTTCTTTTTTACCCTCAGTAATTTTATCCGGATCAGGGTTTTTTAAGGATCTGCCTGTTTCCTTTGAGAAGATTGATCTGCCTGATTCTTTTGATAACGAGATTGCTGCCCTATGCAACAGAATCATTGTTTCAGACAGGAAGACTGTACGATCAAGGGACGAACTCAGGCAGGTAGTTGCAAAGTCCTGTGGTTATATAACATTGGGAATGAATGAAGTTGCAGAAAAGACAGGATTGCCGGCTGATGTTATTATTGCAGAATACCATCTTGTTTATCTTTTCAGGGCTGGTTATTCGAGGGTTGTAAGCCTTCAGAGAGAAGCCAGGAAATGGATTGAAAAGAGCTGGTTCAGGAATCAGGGAATACCTCTCAGCTTCTGGGGTGAAGAATGGAT
This genomic stretch from Desulforegula conservatrix Mb1Pa harbors:
- a CDS encoding DUF6178 family protein; this encodes MPDTKKFDVISNKINHLRAKRIEILRMEPERALAAIINEPESVALVHSIPEEDFFVLMHDVGVYDFLPVLAMASDRQWEHILDMEIWKTDRISLFDLGKWLDVLMKADAPRLVRWLMETRIDIAEFYLNLNIELRIREHDEDPSDFEDGFTTFDDVFYFRIRPPEYSGVSLDKEAAQDRYFLIDSLLKGFASLDYPKMLGMLQESDALLVSEEEEELYRQTIIRLTEKGFIPFEEALGVYQPLASWEDPESGKRKVAAPEDEPALSFLPSVILSGSGFFKDLPVSFEKIDLPDSFDNEIAALCNRIIVSDRKTVRSRDELRQVVAKSCGYITLGMNEVAEKTGLPADVIIAEYHLVYLFRAGYSRVVSLQREARKWIEKSWFRNQGIPLSFWGEEWMGVLGGLLLKRPLFFCNYESGLLYRDFRHEDDIQKTRRAIDSMVTLDSVFARMGASIPGISGGLLQAAPFVLTMWANDWLKRTGGEFPIPIREFSVFYGAIVENGEISTAMKENFIDWLSSVTSMELPEIFEKIWFAFEDVFKDLETEYRYVNISDLDPKYIKYFYIA